Proteins from a single region of Lusitaniella coriacea LEGE 07157:
- a CDS encoding carotenoid oxygenase family protein, with product MGESMYGPYFPSAILTVNRHDIETSEMEQVEGTFPSDLQGHLYLLAAAGFANSKPLAGTPLILPSIDGAPVINGDGMMYRFDFNKKVDRDNQQETPGKVWLTGKIAATPSQQADRAIFENSEYQQFEYFDLGVARLSEWLGVRNVVNTAWLVAKFPGENTRLLVTLDAGRPYEIDPISLETITALGWQKNWVQQIVLKLPFGLIMSTAHPYFDPRTKDENGKPKPCVITVNYGKSFKTLISPALKSAALGRTVAELVELLGNFLKLLKFVVGDLSHAIARVLRWEQKFPFLKALRKLERTFLSTLFLFKIDLVRLAPNGELTEFCRELKQVIIEDLHDSECLEDCQEHLQDLIQFINLALQFIENAENLQDITYVLRWDGGDNLERWKLMNPDGTPVTIQQTMHQIGVTEDYIVLMDTSLKIGLSQLVTLKDQKLDRLVRKLLDYPQLPDSTIYLVPRNELKDGEKLTKESSGTGNSKEIVVQKLQIPREGFHYHVDYANPNDTVTLHAIHACAWDVAEWLRKIDIPLTENPRPPLGMLIDGMDINQMGRYQIQGKTAKLLNSTLTYDLDYTWATGLYAYSPEKIGDHWYPPEQFENIYLNSYGAWKDLLPEFIYDLYKDYKYREIPAVKVRANSNSGKPANLCRLNTKTMELQDGYTLPDGHFANSPHFIPRANGSGGSTDGYLFCTVDYTPDPNNSLKASLSEIWIFDAGNLQGGPVCKLRHPQMSFAFSTHSAWLDAIAPRNSTYCIPVKEDFQEIVDEIAPRYREIQARIQKLFDREIYPHFPKGE from the coding sequence ATGGGCGAATCAATGTACGGGCCGTATTTCCCCTCCGCGATCCTCACCGTCAACCGACACGACATCGAGACGAGTGAGATGGAACAAGTTGAAGGAACCTTCCCCAGCGACCTCCAAGGTCATCTCTACCTACTAGCAGCAGCAGGGTTTGCCAACTCAAAACCCCTGGCGGGAACGCCCCTCATCCTGCCCTCCATCGACGGCGCGCCGGTGATCAATGGCGATGGGATGATGTACCGCTTTGATTTTAATAAAAAAGTCGATCGCGACAATCAACAAGAAACTCCCGGAAAAGTGTGGCTGACGGGAAAAATCGCCGCAACACCTTCCCAACAAGCCGATCGCGCGATCTTTGAAAATTCGGAATATCAACAATTTGAGTATTTCGATCTGGGCGTTGCCCGTCTCTCCGAATGGCTGGGCGTTCGCAACGTGGTGAATACTGCCTGGTTGGTCGCCAAATTCCCAGGAGAAAATACCCGTCTCCTGGTCACTTTAGATGCGGGTCGTCCCTACGAAATCGATCCCATTTCCCTCGAAACGATCACCGCTTTGGGATGGCAAAAAAACTGGGTTCAACAAATCGTCCTCAAATTGCCCTTTGGGTTGATTATGAGTACTGCGCACCCTTACTTCGATCCCCGTACTAAGGACGAAAACGGAAAACCAAAACCCTGCGTCATCACTGTTAATTACGGCAAATCCTTCAAAACCTTAATTTCTCCCGCCCTCAAATCCGCCGCTTTAGGGCGAACGGTTGCCGAACTCGTCGAACTTTTGGGCAACTTCCTCAAACTATTGAAATTCGTGGTGGGGGATCTGAGTCACGCGATCGCGCGCGTCCTGCGTTGGGAACAAAAATTCCCCTTCCTCAAAGCCCTGCGCAAACTCGAACGCACGTTCCTCTCCACACTCTTCCTCTTCAAAATCGATCTGGTACGACTCGCCCCCAATGGAGAACTCACCGAATTTTGTCGCGAACTCAAACAAGTCATTATTGAGGACTTGCACGATTCTGAATGTTTGGAGGATTGCCAAGAACACCTCCAAGACCTCATTCAATTCATTAACCTCGCCCTGCAATTCATCGAAAACGCAGAAAATCTTCAAGATATCACCTACGTTCTGCGCTGGGATGGTGGCGATAACCTCGAACGCTGGAAACTGATGAATCCCGACGGAACTCCCGTCACAATCCAACAAACCATGCACCAGATCGGCGTAACCGAAGATTACATCGTTCTGATGGACACCTCCTTAAAAATCGGACTTTCTCAACTCGTTACCCTTAAGGATCAAAAACTCGACAGACTTGTTCGCAAACTCCTTGACTATCCCCAACTTCCCGACAGCACAATTTATCTTGTCCCTCGCAACGAACTCAAAGACGGCGAAAAATTAACGAAAGAGAGTAGTGGGACGGGCAATAGTAAAGAAATTGTCGTCCAAAAACTGCAAATTCCACGGGAAGGTTTTCACTACCACGTAGACTACGCCAATCCCAACGATACCGTCACTCTCCATGCGATTCATGCCTGTGCTTGGGATGTTGCGGAATGGTTGCGCAAAATTGACATCCCCCTCACCGAAAATCCCCGTCCCCCTTTGGGAATGCTGATTGATGGTATGGATATCAATCAAATGGGACGTTATCAAATTCAGGGCAAAACCGCAAAACTCCTCAATAGCACATTAACCTACGATCTCGATTACACCTGGGCAACGGGACTCTATGCCTACAGTCCCGAAAAAATCGGCGACCATTGGTATCCCCCAGAACAGTTTGAAAATATTTATCTCAACTCCTACGGCGCGTGGAAAGATTTGCTACCGGAGTTCATCTACGATCTATACAAAGACTACAAATATCGCGAAATCCCTGCTGTAAAAGTTCGGGCAAATTCCAATAGCGGCAAACCCGCAAACCTCTGTCGCCTCAACACCAAAACAATGGAGTTGCAAGACGGCTACACGCTTCCTGATGGTCATTTTGCCAACTCTCCTCACTTTATCCCTCGCGCGAATGGTAGCGGTGGGTCTACGGATGGCTATCTCTTCTGTACCGTCGATTACACTCCCGATCCCAACAACTCCCTGAAAGCCAGTTTGAGCGAAATTTGGATTTTTGATGCGGGCAATCTCCAAGGAGGGCCTGTTTGCAAGTTGCGCCATCCCCAAATGAGTTTTGCTTTTAGCACCCATAGCGCTTGGTTGGACGCGATCGCGCCGCGTAATAGCACCTATTGCATTCCGGTTAAGGAAGATTTTCAGGAAATTGTTGATGAGATTGCGCCAAGATACCGGGAAATTCAAGCCCGAATTCAAAAACTATTCGATCGCGAAATTTATCCTCATTTTCCGAAAGGGGAATAG
- a CDS encoding carbohydrate ABC transporter permease, whose protein sequence is MKKALLSLLLIVGAGLILLPLGIVFLTSLTPPGISPEEGIFSASFTLENYQQAWHRGKFLLAFANSTFVALAVTALQIFTSALAGYALARLKFRGREAILLLILATLVIPFQLLVIPIFLILKWGHAINTYWALILPTAANGFGIFLMRQYFSTVPVELEEAAALDGANRLQVLWRIMLPLSRPALVTLFLFTFIGEWNDLFKPLIFTTKPELRTVQLALAEFQEQFTNSWSLLMAAVIIATIPVVVLFLLGQRQFIRGIGTTGIKN, encoded by the coding sequence ATGAAAAAAGCACTTCTTAGCTTGTTGCTTATTGTAGGAGCGGGTTTGATTTTACTGCCCCTCGGCATTGTCTTTTTAACCTCCCTCACTCCCCCCGGAATCTCCCCAGAGGAAGGTATTTTCAGCGCGTCCTTCACCCTAGAGAACTATCAACAGGCATGGCACAGAGGCAAATTTCTCCTCGCCTTTGCCAATTCAACCTTCGTGGCATTAGCCGTCACCGCCTTGCAAATTTTCACCTCTGCTTTAGCAGGGTATGCCTTAGCCAGACTTAAATTTCGCGGACGGGAAGCAATTTTACTCCTCATCCTGGCAACCCTCGTGATTCCCTTCCAACTTCTAGTCATTCCCATCTTCCTAATTTTGAAGTGGGGACACGCCATTAATACCTATTGGGCGCTCATTCTCCCAACTGCTGCCAACGGTTTTGGCATTTTTCTCATGCGTCAATACTTCTCCACAGTTCCGGTGGAATTGGAAGAAGCGGCTGCTTTGGATGGAGCAAATCGCTTGCAAGTTCTCTGGCGAATTATGCTCCCTCTCTCTCGTCCCGCTTTAGTCACACTGTTTCTCTTCACGTTTATTGGCGAGTGGAACGATCTTTTCAAACCCCTGATATTTACCACAAAACCGGAATTACGCACCGTACAATTGGCGTTAGCAGAGTTCCAAGAACAATTCACGAATAGTTGGTCGTTATTAATGGCGGCCGTCATTATTGCCACAATTCCCGTGGTGGTTCTTTTCCTCCTCGGACAGCGACAATTTATTCGCGGGATTGGAACGACGGGAATTAAGAATTAA
- a CDS encoding B12-binding domain-containing radical SAM protein: MKVLLLYPHFPKTFWSYDEFMKMADLKAFIPPLGILTVAALLPQDWEIRFRDRNVKEETAADWQWCDVIVLSAMLAQKEDFLALIQKAQQVGKQVAVGGPYPTSIPDDALDAGANYLILDEGEITVPNFLDAIARGEKQGVFRTTEKPDVSQSPTPRFDLLQRDDYLMMAVQFSRGCPFQCEFCDIINLYGRKPRTKEPAQMLLELQTLYDLGWRGSILVVDDNFIGNQRNVKRLLKELIPWMQERNYPFTFLTEASVNLAEDTELLELMAEAGFYGVFLGIETPDQDSLQVTQKFQNTRNSLQESCQAINDAGLLIYSGFIIGFDGERSGAGQRIQNFVEETNIPQPMLGVLQALPNTALWDRLKKEERLIEGSGCIEVGDQNSLMNFHPTRPLAEIAKEYVEALWEMYDPSDYLRRCFEQCLQIAPNPKLQQNLYFPPGKGLHLAIHLFWRQGFQNKAIRAQFWQQLWAIMRQKPQFVNMYLGLCAAGEHFWEYRELARERISEQLGFDPLTESPPVVEKPILAGV; this comes from the coding sequence ATGAAGGTCTTACTCTTATACCCCCATTTTCCAAAAACCTTCTGGTCTTACGATGAATTTATGAAAATGGCGGATCTCAAGGCGTTTATTCCGCCCTTGGGAATCCTTACGGTGGCTGCTCTTCTGCCCCAAGACTGGGAAATTCGTTTCCGCGATCGTAATGTAAAAGAGGAAACGGCTGCGGATTGGCAATGGTGCGATGTCATAGTTCTCTCCGCAATGCTCGCCCAAAAAGAAGATTTTCTTGCCCTCATCCAAAAAGCGCAGCAAGTTGGCAAGCAGGTGGCAGTGGGCGGCCCTTACCCTACGTCAATCCCTGACGATGCCTTGGATGCAGGGGCAAACTACCTTATTTTAGATGAGGGAGAAATCACCGTTCCTAATTTCCTGGACGCGATCGCGCGAGGAGAAAAACAAGGTGTTTTCCGCACCACAGAAAAGCCCGATGTCAGCCAAAGTCCTACCCCTCGCTTCGATTTGCTCCAACGGGATGATTACCTGATGATGGCAGTGCAATTTTCGCGCGGTTGCCCCTTCCAATGCGAATTTTGCGATATTATCAACCTCTACGGTCGCAAGCCCCGCACCAAAGAACCCGCGCAAATGCTCCTAGAACTGCAAACCCTCTACGATTTAGGTTGGCGGGGTTCCATTTTAGTCGTCGATGATAACTTTATTGGCAATCAGCGCAACGTCAAGCGATTGTTGAAAGAACTCATCCCTTGGATGCAAGAACGCAATTATCCCTTTACCTTCCTCACCGAAGCCTCTGTCAACCTCGCAGAGGATACCGAACTCCTCGAACTCATGGCAGAAGCAGGATTTTATGGGGTCTTTTTGGGCATCGAAACCCCAGACCAAGACAGCTTGCAAGTGACCCAAAAGTTCCAAAATACCCGAAATTCACTGCAAGAATCTTGTCAAGCGATTAATGACGCGGGATTGCTGATTTATTCGGGATTTATTATTGGCTTTGATGGAGAGCGATCCGGTGCGGGTCAGCGCATTCAAAACTTTGTGGAAGAGACAAACATTCCCCAACCCATGTTAGGGGTACTGCAAGCCCTCCCCAACACTGCACTGTGGGATCGACTCAAGAAGGAAGAGCGCTTAATAGAAGGGTCGGGTTGCATTGAAGTGGGGGATCAAAATTCTCTGATGAACTTCCACCCCACTCGTCCTTTAGCAGAAATTGCCAAGGAGTATGTAGAGGCGCTGTGGGAAATGTACGATCCCAGTGATTATCTACGTCGCTGCTTCGAGCAATGCCTGCAAATTGCGCCAAATCCCAAACTCCAACAAAATCTATATTTTCCACCGGGAAAAGGACTGCACTTAGCCATCCACCTATTTTGGCGACAAGGGTTTCAGAACAAAGCCATTCGCGCTCAATTTTGGCAGCAGTTGTGGGCGATTATGCGCCAGAAACCGCAATTTGTGAATATGTATTTGGGGTTATGCGCGGCGGGAGAACATTTTTGGGAGTATCGGGAACTTGCCAGGGAACGGATTAGCGAGCAGTTGGGCTTCGATCCCCTTACGGAGTCTCCTCCTGTGGTAGAGAAGCCTATACTTGCGGGGGTTTGA
- a CDS encoding rhodanese-like domain-containing protein produces MPNSPIPQISVEELRSRMSDSSQPLQLIDVREPQETAIAKIEGFEVLPLSEFNQWSEQIFTRFDTHTETLVMCHHGVRSAQMCQWLRMQGFTNVKNIVGGIDAYSAIVDSSIPQY; encoded by the coding sequence ATGCCCAACTCACCCATCCCGCAAATCTCTGTCGAAGAACTGCGATCGCGCATGAGCGATTCTTCACAACCCTTACAATTGATAGATGTGCGGGAACCCCAAGAAACCGCGATCGCGAAAATCGAAGGATTTGAAGTCTTACCCTTGAGCGAATTTAACCAATGGTCAGAGCAAATCTTTACCCGCTTTGACACCCATACCGAAACCTTGGTGATGTGCCATCATGGGGTTCGTTCCGCTCAAATGTGCCAGTGGTTACGGATGCAAGGCTTTACCAATGTTAAAAATATTGTGGGCGGGATCGATGCCTATTCCGCGATTGTCGATTCGAGCATTCCCCAATATTAA
- a CDS encoding NAD-dependent epimerase/dehydratase family protein codes for MTQNILILGGAGFIGSSLAIGLKQRHPDWKITCLDNLRRRGSELNLSRFKACDIQFIHGDIRFPSDLDSSIFDVEKIIDCSAEPSVLAGFTSPQYMLHTNLLGTINILELAREIKADLLFLSTSRVYPIEALKSIHLTESDTRFDIAKHQETLGISELGIAENFPLHGARSLYGTTKLASELLIEEYRQAYGIRAIINRCGVVAGSWQMGKVDQGVFTLWVAAHYFQKSLSYIGYGGTGKQVRDVLNVRDLLELIDVQFARFSELDGEILNVGGGVKNSLSLWETTQLCQAITGNTIPIHPVPEERPGDVPLFITDSSRAIAQTGWKPKLNPRETLEEIYQWISENEKMVRAILA; via the coding sequence ATGACCCAAAATATTTTAATCTTAGGCGGTGCGGGGTTTATTGGCAGTTCCCTAGCGATTGGTTTGAAACAACGGCATCCCGACTGGAAAATAACTTGTTTGGATAACTTGCGGCGGCGAGGTTCGGAACTCAATCTCTCGCGTTTTAAAGCTTGCGATATCCAATTTATTCACGGCGATATTCGTTTCCCCTCCGATCTCGATTCGAGCATTTTCGATGTAGAAAAAATCATTGATTGTTCTGCCGAACCCTCCGTTCTCGCCGGATTTACCTCACCCCAATATATGCTTCATACCAATTTATTGGGAACGATCAATATATTAGAACTCGCACGAGAAATCAAAGCCGATCTCCTCTTTTTATCCACCAGCCGAGTGTATCCTATTGAAGCTCTTAAATCGATTCACTTAACAGAATCGGATACCCGATTTGACATTGCAAAACATCAAGAAACTTTAGGCATTTCAGAATTGGGAATAGCAGAAAATTTTCCCCTCCACGGCGCGCGTTCTCTCTATGGAACCACAAAACTAGCATCCGAACTCCTCATTGAAGAATACCGACAAGCTTATGGAATTCGTGCCATTATTAATCGCTGTGGTGTCGTTGCAGGTTCGTGGCAAATGGGAAAAGTAGATCAAGGGGTTTTTACCCTTTGGGTTGCAGCGCACTATTTCCAAAAATCCCTCAGTTATATTGGCTATGGCGGAACGGGAAAACAGGTGAGAGATGTTTTAAATGTAAGGGACTTGTTGGAACTAATTGACGTTCAATTTGCGCGCTTTTCCGAATTAGATGGCGAGATTTTGAACGTGGGTGGTGGCGTGAAGAATAGCCTTTCGTTGTGGGAAACAACTCAACTATGCCAAGCAATTACAGGAAACACCATTCCCATTCATCCCGTACCCGAAGAACGTCCCGGCGATGTTCCCTTGTTTATCACAGATTCGTCGCGTGCAATCGCGCAAACCGGATGGAAACCTAAACTCAATCCCCGCGAAACCCTAGAAGAGATTTATCAATGGATTAGTGAAAATGAAAAAATGGTTCGAGCAATTTTGGCATAA
- a CDS encoding aldehyde oxygenase (deformylating), which translates to MQELAVRSEFDYTSETYKDAYSRINAIVIEGEQEAHENYTVMGEMLPEHQEQLARLAKMESRHKKGFQACGRNLSVTPDMEFAREYFSQLHGNFQKAKAEGKIPTCFLIQSLIIEAFAIAAYNIYIPVADPFARKITEGVVKDEYTHLNFGEVWLKEHFGEVKAELEEANQENLPIVWQMLNQVEADADVLGMEKAALVEDFMISYGEALANIGFTTGELMRMSAYGLAA; encoded by the coding sequence ATGCAAGAACTTGCAGTACGCTCGGAATTCGACTATACCAGCGAAACCTATAAAGATGCCTATAGCCGCATTAATGCGATTGTTATTGAGGGCGAACAGGAAGCTCATGAAAATTACACTGTAATGGGCGAAATGCTGCCAGAACATCAAGAGCAGCTCGCTCGCCTTGCCAAGATGGAAAGCCGCCACAAGAAAGGGTTTCAAGCCTGCGGTCGGAACTTGAGCGTAACGCCGGATATGGAATTTGCTCGCGAGTATTTTTCCCAATTGCACGGCAATTTCCAGAAGGCAAAAGCGGAGGGGAAGATTCCGACGTGCTTTTTGATTCAATCGTTGATTATCGAAGCTTTCGCGATCGCGGCATACAATATTTACATTCCCGTTGCCGATCCTTTTGCTCGCAAAATCACGGAAGGTGTGGTGAAAGATGAATACACTCACCTCAATTTTGGCGAAGTCTGGTTAAAGGAACACTTTGGGGAAGTGAAAGCGGAACTCGAAGAAGCCAATCAGGAAAACCTTCCCATTGTCTGGCAAATGCTCAACCAAGTTGAAGCGGATGCCGATGTCTTGGGAATGGAAAAAGCCGCGTTGGTGGAAGACTTCATGATTAGTTATGGGGAAGCCCTTGCCAACATTGGTTTTACCACGGGAGAACTGATGCGGATGTCTGCTTACGGACTGGCGGCTTAG
- a CDS encoding CHAT domain-containing protein, with protein sequence MVALICTVGVGKTLQAKGFDSSIAPQDVRVVAQTLEQEAQQLYEAGRVAEAIQRLERAIADYKIQGDSLGIATALRNLALIHLKTGNLTEADTAITESLQQVQTLEENEEQTQLLAQIWDVQGQLQLAAGNAEGALEVWKQAADAYERVGDIEGITNSQINQAIAWQTLGLYAQAKDRLEALQERLEGQPDTALKAKALKHLGDVLRALGDLEGSQAVLAQSLTIAETLEDKSAIAPILLSSGNTTRARLQHKFDPTLFQTALNRYRQAVLSAPNPELRVQTQLNALSLLTDKPDLAEGLPDKQQLLLALTYNPQAEASNHPPGDFLGEVKTEDLVLALIRQIKPQIEQLPANRAGIYARINFAQTLLKIEELQPNLLDGVISQRQIAQFLATGIQEAKQLGDRRSEAYALGGLGKLYAQQQRWAEARKALEQGSAIAQSINATDIAYQWQGELGKILKQQGDREAAKAAYSQSLSALKSIRSDLAAVTSDAQFAFRESVEPIYREFVDLLLTPSPTTGEETQEDLQRARLALEALQLAELDNFFREACTETIPVQIDQVDAQTAVLYAAILEDRLEVILALPSDDGKPRLKSYTTSVKKKEVERAVFILGRFLGVDLFASHSSRSEIIEQTLETYENPSRGIVAVRAKDPDSANWESAAERLYNWLIRPAESDLNASGVQTLVFVLDGALRNIPMAALNDGEQYLIEKYSLALTPGLQLLDPKPLARSELRAIAAGLSKQSESHPNFPPIPNVDAELQQIQTAISSEELLNETFTKANFSKLAASSTAPIVHLATHGQFSSDAEKTFVLTWDETLNAKELKELLQADSRQKRPIELLVLSACETATGDERAALGLAGVAVRAGARSTMASLWKVSDRATSELMAHFYQEFNQGATKAQALQRAQLKLLQDENFEDPYFWAAFVLVGNWL encoded by the coding sequence ATGGTTGCCTTAATCTGCACAGTGGGTGTGGGAAAAACCCTTCAGGCAAAGGGGTTTGATTCATCTATCGCACCTCAAGACGTTCGGGTTGTGGCACAAACCTTAGAACAAGAAGCGCAGCAGCTTTATGAAGCGGGGAGGGTTGCAGAAGCAATTCAACGCTTGGAACGCGCGATCGCGGACTATAAAATTCAAGGGGACAGTTTAGGGATCGCCACGGCGTTGCGAAATTTAGCCCTCATTCATCTCAAAACGGGGAATTTAACCGAAGCAGACACCGCGATTACAGAGAGTTTGCAACAGGTTCAAACCCTTGAGGAAAATGAGGAACAAACCCAACTCCTCGCTCAAATTTGGGACGTGCAAGGACAATTGCAATTAGCCGCAGGCAATGCAGAAGGGGCGTTGGAGGTTTGGAAACAAGCGGCGGATGCCTACGAACGGGTGGGGGATATTGAAGGGATAACCAACAGCCAAATTAACCAAGCGATCGCGTGGCAAACTTTGGGATTGTATGCCCAAGCGAAAGATCGCCTAGAAGCCTTGCAGGAGCGCCTTGAAGGGCAACCGGATACGGCTCTTAAGGCTAAGGCATTGAAACATTTGGGGGATGTGTTGCGGGCGCTGGGAGACTTGGAGGGTTCCCAAGCCGTTTTGGCGCAAAGTTTAACGATCGCGGAAACCCTAGAGGACAAGAGCGCGATCGCGCCCATTCTTCTCAGTTCGGGCAACACCACAAGGGCGCGCTTGCAGCACAAATTCGATCCAACTCTCTTCCAAACCGCCCTCAACCGATACCGTCAAGCGGTTCTGAGCGCCCCCAACCCTGAACTGCGCGTACAGACACAATTAAATGCCCTCAGTTTGTTAACGGATAAACCGGATCTGGCGGAGGGACTGCCCGATAAGCAACAATTACTCCTCGCCTTGACCTACAATCCCCAAGCAGAAGCTTCAAATCATCCTCCGGGAGACTTTTTAGGAGAGGTTAAAACCGAAGACCTAGTTTTAGCCTTAATTAGGCAAATTAAACCCCAAATTGAGCAATTACCCGCCAATCGCGCTGGGATTTACGCCCGAATCAATTTCGCTCAGACCCTGCTGAAGATCGAAGAACTTCAACCCAATCTCCTCGATGGAGTGATTTCTCAACGGCAAATTGCCCAGTTTCTCGCCACGGGAATTCAAGAAGCAAAGCAATTGGGAGATCGCCGCTCAGAAGCTTACGCCCTGGGCGGTTTGGGGAAACTTTACGCCCAACAACAGCGCTGGGCTGAAGCAAGAAAAGCTCTGGAACAAGGAAGCGCGATCGCGCAATCCATCAACGCCACCGATATCGCCTATCAATGGCAAGGGGAATTAGGGAAAATTCTCAAACAGCAGGGCGATCGCGAAGCTGCAAAAGCCGCCTATTCCCAATCCCTGAGCGCCCTGAAATCCATCCGTAGCGACCTCGCGGCAGTCACCTCAGACGCGCAATTCGCCTTTCGCGAAAGTGTCGAACCCATTTATCGAGAATTTGTAGACTTACTCCTGACCCCTTCCCCCACAACGGGAGAGGAAACCCAAGAAGACTTGCAACGGGCGCGTCTCGCCCTCGAAGCGCTGCAACTCGCCGAACTGGATAACTTTTTCCGGGAAGCTTGTACCGAAACGATTCCCGTGCAAATCGACCAAGTAGACGCGCAAACGGCAGTTTTGTACGCAGCGATCTTAGAAGATCGCTTGGAGGTGATTCTCGCGCTGCCCAGTGATGACGGAAAGCCCCGCCTCAAAAGCTACACGACTTCAGTTAAGAAAAAAGAGGTGGAAAGGGCTGTATTTATTCTGGGACGCTTTTTGGGGGTGGATCTGTTTGCCAGTCACAGCAGTCGATCTGAAATTATCGAACAAACCCTCGAAACCTACGAAAATCCATCGCGGGGAATTGTCGCCGTGCGCGCGAAAGATCCCGACAGTGCCAACTGGGAAAGCGCCGCCGAGCGATTATACAACTGGCTGATTCGCCCTGCGGAGTCCGACCTTAATGCGAGTGGGGTACAAACCCTTGTTTTCGTTCTGGATGGGGCATTGCGCAACATTCCAATGGCTGCTTTGAATGATGGGGAACAGTACTTAATCGAAAAATATTCTCTCGCCCTCACGCCGGGATTGCAACTCCTCGATCCTAAACCTTTAGCGCGATCGGAATTGCGCGCGATCGCGGCAGGACTCAGCAAACAAAGCGAGTCGCACCCCAACTTCCCCCCTATTCCCAACGTCGATGCAGAACTGCAACAAATTCAAACCGCAATTTCTTCTGAAGAACTGCTCAACGAAACCTTCACCAAAGCAAATTTTAGCAAGCTAGCCGCATCCTCCACCGCACCCATCGTTCACCTCGCCACCCACGGTCAATTTAGCTCCGATGCCGAAAAAACCTTTGTTCTCACCTGGGACGAAACCCTCAATGCCAAGGAATTGAAGGAATTGCTTCAAGCCGATTCTCGCCAAAAACGCCCCATCGAACTCCTCGTTTTGAGTGCCTGCGAAACTGCAACGGGAGACGAACGCGCCGCCTTGGGGTTAGCGGGGGTTGCCGTTCGCGCCGGGGCGCGCAGTACAATGGCTTCCCTGTGGAAAGTGAGCGATCGCGCCACCTCCGAACTCATGGCTCATTTTTACCAGGAATTTAACCAAGGAGCCACAAAAGCCCAAGCCCTGCAACGCGCACAACTCAAACTGTTACAAGACGAGAATTTTGAAGATCCCTATTTCTGGGCTGCATTTGTCCTGGTGGGGAATTGGTTATAG
- the hrcA gene encoding heat-inducible transcriptional repressor HrcA, whose product MSLEYPLSERHHNILRATVRHYIATAEPVGSKTLAEEYDFKVSSATIRNAMGRLEKIGLLYQPHISAGRIPSDSGYRIYVDRLMTPNEAWGRQLEELYTQELDWGNYEIETLVQRAAQILATLSGHIALITLPQNANNTLHHLQLIQLNAKQAMLIIVMDSYQTQSVLVELPLLLENESDRELVEEELQILSNFLNHKLRGRSLSTLAQLNWGELDRDFQHYTDFLRLLLKEISRRTQLPSSTPIAIRGISEVLRQPEFSQLQQVQMLLHLLEEEQNQLLPSIFEIPEVETPADRVRIRIGAENQLEPLNICTLIAANYHQGDIPVGSIGIIGPTRMFYENAIALVEAAADYLSEALS is encoded by the coding sequence ATGTCTCTTGAATATCCTCTAAGCGAACGCCACCACAACATCCTTCGAGCCACAGTGCGCCATTACATCGCCACCGCCGAACCCGTGGGATCGAAAACCCTCGCCGAAGAATACGACTTCAAAGTCAGTTCGGCAACCATTCGCAACGCAATGGGACGCTTGGAAAAAATAGGATTGCTCTATCAACCTCACATCTCCGCCGGACGCATCCCCTCAGACTCCGGGTATCGCATTTATGTCGATCGTCTCATGACCCCCAACGAAGCCTGGGGACGACAATTGGAAGAGTTATATACCCAAGAACTTGATTGGGGAAACTACGAAATTGAAACCTTAGTCCAAAGAGCCGCTCAAATTTTAGCCACCCTAAGCGGTCATATTGCCTTAATTACACTGCCCCAGAATGCCAATAATACATTGCATCACCTCCAGTTGATTCAACTGAATGCAAAACAGGCAATGTTAATTATCGTCATGGATTCCTACCAAACTCAATCAGTTCTGGTGGAGTTACCCTTGCTGCTAGAAAATGAATCCGATCGCGAATTAGTAGAAGAAGAGCTACAAATTCTATCGAACTTCTTAAATCATAAATTGCGCGGCCGCTCCCTCTCAACCCTCGCTCAACTCAATTGGGGAGAATTAGATCGAGACTTTCAACACTACACCGACTTTTTGCGCCTCCTCCTCAAAGAAATTAGCCGCCGCACGCAACTTCCCTCCTCAACCCCCATCGCCATTCGAGGCATTTCAGAAGTATTGCGACAGCCGGAATTTTCTCAACTGCAACAAGTTCAAATGTTGCTGCACCTCCTAGAAGAAGAACAAAACCAACTCCTTCCTTCAATCTTTGAAATTCCCGAAGTTGAAACCCCCGCCGATCGCGTTAGAATCCGTATTGGCGCGGAAAATCAACTCGAACCCCTCAACATTTGTACCCTGATCGCAGCCAACTATCATCAAGGAGACATTCCCGTGGGAAGTATTGGTATAATTGGCCCGACGCGAATGTTTTACGAAAACGCGATCGCGCTCGTTGAAGCGGCGGCGGATTACCTTTCAGAAGCCTTGAGTTAG